From the Sphingobacteruim zhuxiongii genome, the window CAACATAAATGAAAACCAGAAGGCGTACGAATATGCGTTGAAAGCTATGAAAGTAAAGCCCACTAGCTTGACGGTCTATAATGCAATGGCTAATGCCAACAATATCTACAAATACGATGAGACCTTTCGTATTTATAAACAATATCCAGAGTTAACGACCGAAAACAAGTTTAATTTAGTCCTCGGTTTAGCGCATTACCACACTCTTAATTTTGAGAAATCGGCTTCTTATTTCGATGCGTTTCTAACGAATCAAGATGAATCTGATCTGTTAATGAAGCAAGAAGAAAACACAAATTCTTATCTTTTCAATAGCTATGTTGGGCAGTTAATCAGACAAATTGTATATAAACAGGGAGATAAAGAGGCATCGATGGCTCGTCTTACCGCACTGCGCAATGAGTCCTACAGCGACACGCAGTCACAGCGCTATGAAGTGCGAATTTTGGTTTTATTAATGATTACTCAATTGCTGGAGAGTCCAGAGTTTGACTATGGAAAGGAGTTGCTGTTAGCTCGGCCTTCGGCACAAATGAAGCTTTCAGTCGCTGACTTATCAAGCAAGTTAAACGAAGTGAACGACAAGTTAAAAAGCACATTAAACGAATCATTAAATAAGAAGGATCCTAATGGTGAAGATTTTAGAGTTTTCTTAGCTTCTGGTGGGAATCTTGATTTATTTTTAAAAAAATTAATTTCTGGCAATATCCTATAAATGAATGGAAAGAGAATCATTTGAACAATCAACCAACAAACGCTGGATATGGATAATTCTAGGGATAGTGATACTAAGCTGTTCCGGCTATTGGTATTATTTCGGCGGAGGGAAGAATAAGTCGCAGCCTACCCCTGACGATGTAGACGCATTGAAAACCCCACCCGCTATTGTCGATACAAGCTCGCCACCGGTTACAAATATCACGAAAGTAGTACCAGAATCCTCTGGCGAGGAGGGCATTTACTTCGAGCGTTATCAGATTATTGAACAAGGAGCTATTGGCGTAGAGGAATCTACTGGAAATAAGTTTGCACAGGCTTTTGGAACGCTTGTCTTTAAAGATCCTGAACGCAGTACCTCCCAAGAAACATGGGCTTATCTCATCGAACCTCAAGTAGGAAAAGCTTATCCGACGGCATACATGTTCGATGAAAAAGAATTAGTCCCTACGTATCAATTCGATGACTATAAAAAGAACTTTTCTCTATCGCCCTTCAATATTATTCGCACCAGTTATAAACAACTCATTCTTCAAAATAACCGCTATAACGGCAATGATTATACCATCACACAGAATGCTGAGCGTGCGCAATCAACTTATTGTACTGGTGATTTCGACAATGACGGAATACAGGATATTGCTGTCGTATTAGACAACAATGAAAAACAATATAGTCGCTTGTTGATATTGAGTTATAATGAAAAGACTGAATTACCCTATGTCGCATTCTCAGAAAACTACTCTGATAAAATGCGGATTAATTCTTTTAAAAAAGGGTCGAAAATTTATCTGTCGGAAATTTCCAACGGATTTAGCCCCGCTCCCACTGATGGAATAATCTTACGTGGGGAAGATGTAAAACTAGCATTGGTTTATGATGTGAACTTGCAAAAGTTCAAAAGTTATTTTCAAGAGTAAAATAGTACTTAAGTCTAATGGTAAGAAAGATTTGGTCAAGGTATGTCATCCTAAATTGGAAGTTTGGCTTGTTATTAGTTTTGCTAATTTGTATCCCACGTTTTTACTTGGTTCTCAGTGCAAACAAAATTGGCAACTATAGCGCCATTGGCATCATCATGTTAGTTTCATTTCTTATTCCATTTATATTCCTCAATCCTCAAGGATTATGGACGATTGGTTGGCGCAAACCTTCTAATTATTTTAACCTAGCACTCGCATTTATTAAGGGCTTACTCTTTGCTTTCTTTTTATATTTTATTGGATATTTTCTATTCAGTGATAGTATTGAGAACTGGTATATCTATATCGGCAAGTCGTACAACATCCCGTCGGACATCTCATTGAATGATAAAACGAGTTTATTTCTCATCATGGCAAGTACAGGCATGCTCTTTAGTCCATTTGGGGAGGAAATGTACTTCCGAGGAATTGTACACGAATGCTTTGCGAATTCATTTGGACACTCATCCGCATCGAGAATAGATAGTGCTGCCTTTGCACTAACTCATTTGGCACATTTCGGAATCATATATTGGCAAGGAACATGGCAATTCCTGCCAGTTCCTAGTCTACTTTGGTTCGCAGCCATGTATTCTGCAAGTCGACTTTTCTATATCTCTAAAATAAAAACAGACTCTATTTTCGGCGCTATCGCATCCCATGCAGCATTCAATTTCATGATGATTTACTGTATTTTCTATCTGCTCTAAACAAAAAAAGATAGACAACACCGTATGCACTATCTTTATCTAATTATCGCTTGATGCACCCTTATTGTACTCTGGTCCCCTCACTTTTTCTCCATCGATTCCTCTTAAATGTTCAACTAACGCAGAATAATCACCTTTGTAAGTCGCTTGTGTAACTTTACTTTCCTGAATCGTAAAGTTTAGTTCACAGAACCAAGGACCATCAGTACCTGAAGAGCTATAATCGTAAGCAACTAGTTTCCGACCATCGTTCAGCGTTTGACTGCGCATTGGTGGACCAAAAACTTGATACAGTTGGTCTTCGTCTTGCCCCTTCCATTGGGCAATCGATCTATCAAAATCGGCAAAAGTAACACAACTACTTAGAAAAAGGAACAGCAAAGAAATGCCGATAAGACTTTTTAAATTTTTCATATACGGAAAGCTAAATTAGTTGCTTAGTAAGATTGCATAATCTCCAAAAGGTTTAATAATAATTCACAGTTTAATGAAAAAATCAGTG encodes:
- a CDS encoding tetratricopeptide repeat protein — encoded protein: MKWILVLFTLLSFSTSLNAQDKDKQFEMADSLSDAKEYHKALVIFEKLCEEEPNNPTYLSHAGITYFRLERFDKAKEKFRLAVLYSQDNETHLSNLAAAYSNINENQKAYEYALKAMKVKPTSLTVYNAMANANNIYKYDETFRIYKQYPELTTENKFNLVLGLAHYHTLNFEKSASYFDAFLTNQDESDLLMKQEENTNSYLFNSYVGQLIRQIVYKQGDKEASMARLTALRNESYSDTQSQRYEVRILVLLMITQLLESPEFDYGKELLLARPSAQMKLSVADLSSKLNEVNDKLKSTLNESLNKKDPNGEDFRVFLASGGNLDLFLKKLISGNIL
- a CDS encoding flagellar basal body-associated FliL family protein, yielding MERESFEQSTNKRWIWIILGIVILSCSGYWYYFGGGKNKSQPTPDDVDALKTPPAIVDTSSPPVTNITKVVPESSGEEGIYFERYQIIEQGAIGVEESTGNKFAQAFGTLVFKDPERSTSQETWAYLIEPQVGKAYPTAYMFDEKELVPTYQFDDYKKNFSLSPFNIIRTSYKQLILQNNRYNGNDYTITQNAERAQSTYCTGDFDNDGIQDIAVVLDNNEKQYSRLLILSYNEKTELPYVAFSENYSDKMRINSFKKGSKIYLSEISNGFSPAPTDGIILRGEDVKLALVYDVNLQKFKSYFQE
- a CDS encoding type II CAAX endopeptidase family protein, with amino-acid sequence MVRKIWSRYVILNWKFGLLLVLLICIPRFYLVLSANKIGNYSAIGIIMLVSFLIPFIFLNPQGLWTIGWRKPSNYFNLALAFIKGLLFAFFLYFIGYFLFSDSIENWYIYIGKSYNIPSDISLNDKTSLFLIMASTGMLFSPFGEEMYFRGIVHECFANSFGHSSASRIDSAAFALTHLAHFGIIYWQGTWQFLPVPSLLWFAAMYSASRLFYISKIKTDSIFGAIASHAAFNFMMIYCIFYLL